The following are encoded together in the Candidatus Thorarchaeota archaeon genome:
- a CDS encoding ABC transporter permease — protein sequence MSKNHEKVHPIIELEFKYTYHFPILESIVAIMLFMAATRGIAVGNASVWLELCLGSQWDGSRLIERYYAFLEGGTLAYAMALSSLISVFVLLIPALTAFSLARSFEDGTLQTLLSYPLSRSRILLTKVAMILLLTCIPAMVLALAAVYIYIPGGIQFLPFLALSVAFSVFVLVVTSVGILISLISKRTMPSAAAGMLGWTGALAIVSMDIVPESIKRVINPVAIITESIRGEANTLLTWEIAGSLWGSFIVGIAIFVLGILTFERMEV from the coding sequence GTGAGTAAGAATCACGAAAAAGTTCACCCGATAATCGAACTTGAATTCAAGTACACCTATCATTTTCCAATCCTCGAAAGCATCGTGGCGATTATGTTGTTCATGGCAGCCACCAGGGGCATAGCTGTTGGCAACGCGTCTGTGTGGTTAGAGCTCTGTCTAGGTTCACAGTGGGATGGTTCTCGACTGATTGAACGATACTATGCATTCTTGGAAGGAGGGACACTTGCGTACGCTATGGCTCTTTCAAGCTTGATCTCAGTCTTTGTCCTGTTGATTCCCGCCTTAACTGCTTTCAGCCTGGCACGAAGCTTCGAAGACGGAACACTGCAGACCCTTCTCAGCTATCCACTAAGCCGCTCTCGTATCCTCCTGACAAAAGTTGCTATGATACTGCTTCTAACCTGCATTCCCGCTATGGTGCTAGCTCTTGCTGCAGTTTACATCTATATCCCTGGTGGAATACAATTTCTTCCTTTTTTGGCTCTTAGTGTAGCGTTCTCGGTGTTCGTACTTGTCGTAACTTCAGTAGGTATACTGATTTCTCTCATTTCAAAACGGACCATGCCCAGTGCTGCTGCAGGGATGCTAGGATGGACCGGGGCTCTTGCTATCGTCAGTATGGATATCGTTCCGGAGTCGATTAAGAGGGTCATAAACCCCGTAGCAATCATTACAGAATCGATTAGAGGAGAAGCGAACACCCTTCTGACATGGGAGATTGCTGGCTCACTATGGGGATCGTTTATAGTCGGCA